From one Microcoleus sp. bin38.metabat.b11b12b14.051 genomic stretch:
- a CDS encoding calcium-binding protein, which translates to TPTGTPTPTGTPTPTGTPTPTGTPTPTGTPTPTGTPTPTGTPTPTGTPTPTGTPTPTGTPTPTPSPTTTPTPTATPTPSPATTPTPTATPTETQTPTPTTTPTPTATPVDSDSIGGGNVDRTCDDEITLPAIDSIPGPNSVDRTFNGTDGNDFLIGSNLNDAIDGFNGDDILLGTRGNDNLYGGRPSNVPLGPNADRDLLFGGTGNDYLNGAAGDDRIFAGKGDDVAIGGKDNDTIWGDKGNDTLLGAEGNDCLFGGNFDPSSPDSNGRDLLFGGAGNDFLNGGDAADTLSGGEGNDTLFGGKGDDVLDGGTGNDLLLGDRGTDTICGGDGDDTIFGDRPIGLNGSPDFLCGGAGNDLLFGNGGSDTICGGDGNDTLYGGKGDDTLTGGLGDDILSGGLGRDRFVLTAGEGSDVITDFTKGEDLLVLAGGLTFAQLTITQSPNAGAIAISQNGQLLATVNRVAGSAIDRSDFIVFGR; encoded by the coding sequence CAACTCCTACGGGAACTCCAACTCCTACGGGAACTCCAACTCCTACGGGAACTCCGACTCCTACGGGAACTCCAACTCCTACGGGAACTCCGACTCCTACGGGAACTCCAACTCCTACGGGAACTCCAACTCCTACGGGAACTCCGACTCCCACGGGAACTCCGACTCCTACGGGAACTCCGACTCCGACTCCAAGTCCCACGACAACTCCGACTCCCACTGCGACTCCGACTCCAAGTCCCGCGACAACTCCGACTCCCACTGCGACTCCCACGGAAACTCAGACTCCGACTCCCACGACAACTCCGACTCCCACTGCGACTCCTGTTGACTCTGACAGCATTGGTGGCGGCAATGTCGATCGCACTTGCGATGACGAAATCACCCTACCTGCGATCGATTCAATTCCCGGGCCGAATTCAGTCGATCGCACTTTCAACGGCACTGACGGCAACGATTTCCTCATTGGTAGCAATCTCAACGATGCGATCGACGGTTTCAACGGTGACGACATCCTGCTGGGCACAAGAGGAAACGACAATCTTTACGGCGGGCGGCCTAGCAATGTCCCGCTGGGGCCGAATGCAGACAGAGACTTGCTGTTTGGCGGCACCGGCAATGATTACCTCAACGGGGCTGCCGGCGACGATCGCATTTTCGCAGGTAAGGGCGATGATGTGGCGATCGGCGGCAAAGACAATGACACCATTTGGGGCGACAAAGGCAATGACACTCTGCTGGGGGCTGAGGGTAACGATTGCTTGTTTGGAGGCAATTTTGACCCGTCTAGCCCTGACTCGAACGGACGCGATTTGCTGTTTGGAGGTGCTGGCAACGATTTCTTGAATGGGGGAGATGCTGCGGATACTCTTAGCGGTGGAGAGGGCAACGATACGCTGTTTGGCGGCAAGGGCGACGACGTTCTGGACGGGGGTACGGGCAACGATCTGCTGTTGGGCGATCGCGGTACTGACACGATTTGCGGTGGCGATGGGGACGATACTATTTTCGGCGATCGACCGATCGGCTTAAACGGATCTCCAGATTTCCTGTGCGGCGGTGCCGGCAACGATTTGCTGTTTGGTAACGGCGGTAGTGACACGATTTGCGGCGGTGATGGTAACGATACCCTCTACGGCGGTAAGGGTGACGATACTTTGACTGGGGGTTTAGGTGACGATATTCTCAGCGGTGGCCTTGGGCGCGATCGCTTTGTTTTAACCGCAGGTGAAGGCAGCGATGTCATTACTGATTTCACTAAAGGTGAAGATTTGCTGGTGTTAGCGGGCGGTTTAACTTTTGCTCAACTGACTATTACCCAAAGCCCTAATGCAGGTGCGATCGCGATTTCTCAAAACGGTCAACTCTTGGCTACTGTGAATCGAGTGGCTGGTAGTGCGATCGATCGCAGTGATTTTATCGTGTTTGGGCGATAA
- a CDS encoding LysR family transcriptional regulator: protein MELRHLRYFIAVADEQSFSRAAERLHMAQPPLSHQIKDLEKELGVQLFDRKSHPIQLTPAGQAFLEESRATLAQLEQAVTKTQRIHQGELGYLTVGFTSSIANGVFPEMLRTFRQRYPEVKLILQEEHSASLIQRLRDRQTDIIFLYLYHEIYEAHDLETMSLTQEPLVAVLPKNHPLAAKSQISLADVKDEEFVMPLHQVVAGLSEQIYHLCSQAGFVPNVVQTAVFMVTILGLVAGETGISILPSHVLNIQREGVVYRPIQEPTATTHLTAVWRQNDSSTILQQFLEIIKSLSIYQPEISMISASELEVGCVS, encoded by the coding sequence ATGGAACTTAGACATCTCCGTTATTTCATTGCAGTGGCAGACGAGCAGAGCTTTAGCCGCGCAGCAGAGCGATTGCACATGGCACAACCGCCCCTAAGTCACCAAATTAAAGATTTGGAGAAGGAGTTGGGTGTGCAATTATTCGATCGCAAAAGTCACCCAATTCAGCTAACCCCAGCCGGACAAGCATTTTTAGAAGAATCTCGCGCCACTCTGGCACAATTAGAACAAGCTGTAACTAAAACCCAGCGCATTCATCAGGGCGAATTGGGCTATTTGACTGTGGGTTTTACGAGTTCGATCGCGAATGGTGTCTTTCCAGAGATGCTGCGAACCTTTCGACAGCGATATCCAGAGGTAAAATTGATTTTGCAGGAAGAACATAGTGCTTCGCTAATTCAGAGATTGCGCGATCGTCAAACTGATATCATTTTTTTGTATCTGTACCACGAAATTTATGAAGCCCATGATTTAGAAACGATGTCTCTCACCCAAGAACCACTTGTCGCCGTTTTACCGAAAAACCATCCGCTAGCAGCCAAATCCCAAATTTCGCTTGCCGACGTAAAAGATGAAGAATTTGTCATGCCCCTGCATCAGGTTGTGGCTGGCTTGTCCGAACAAATTTATCATCTATGTTCGCAAGCAGGATTTGTACCGAACGTTGTTCAAACAGCAGTATTTATGGTGACAATTTTGGGGCTGGTTGCTGGGGAAACAGGTATCAGTATTCTGCCATCTCATGTGTTAAATATTCAACGGGAAGGAGTGGTATATCGTCCGATTCAAGAACCAACGGCAACTACTCACTTAACTGCGGTTTGGCGGCAGAATGATTCGTCCACCATTTTGCAGCAATTTCTGGAGATTATTAAAAGCCTCTCAATTTATCAGCCTGAAATATCGATGATTTCAGCATCAGAATTAGAAGTAGGGTGTGTCAGCTAG